In a genomic window of Planctomycetaceae bacterium:
- a CDS encoding YebC/PmpR family DNA-binding transcriptional regulator, whose protein sequence is MLRYREATWTTFDSMHSSIGSPEIVSGPYFSIQLASVMGRSFENRKASIFKTAGQKSKLYSKYGKQLYVTAKNGVPDPESNPALRILIEKAKRDQVPSHVIEKAIEKAAGAGGEDFTTVRYEGFGPGGCTVIVDCLTDNNNRTITDVRNCFTKTGSKLGPTGSVSHSFDHLAIFSFRGEDGDKILEAMLEADVDVDDVETKDGYVTLFAPANEFYKAKTALHDAFPDLELEVQEITFHPQAHKAISEEDLPMFEKFMNLLNDCDDVQDIYHNAILPG, encoded by the coding sequence TTGTTGCGATATCGAGAGGCGACATGGACGACATTTGATAGCATGCATTCTTCGATTGGTTCACCGGAAATTGTTTCCGGTCCGTATTTTTCAATTCAATTGGCAAGTGTCATGGGACGAAGTTTCGAGAACCGCAAGGCCTCTATTTTTAAGACGGCTGGACAAAAATCCAAGCTGTACTCCAAGTATGGCAAACAACTGTATGTGACAGCAAAGAACGGAGTACCCGATCCGGAGAGTAACCCCGCCCTGAGAATTCTGATCGAGAAAGCGAAACGAGATCAGGTCCCCAGCCATGTCATCGAAAAAGCGATTGAGAAGGCTGCAGGGGCCGGCGGAGAAGATTTCACAACAGTTCGTTATGAGGGCTTTGGTCCCGGTGGCTGCACAGTCATCGTCGACTGCCTGACAGACAACAATAACCGCACTATTACAGACGTCCGCAACTGTTTCACGAAAACCGGATCCAAACTTGGTCCGACAGGTTCGGTCTCGCACTCTTTCGACCACCTGGCCATTTTTTCGTTCAGGGGTGAAGACGGCGATAAGATTCTGGAAGCAATGCTGGAGGCCGATGTCGACGTCGACGATGTCGAAACTAAAGACGGATACGTCACACTGTTCGCTCCGGCCAATGAATTCTATAAGGCCAAAACCGCGCTTCACGATGCGTTCCCGGACCTTGAACTGGAAGTTCAGGAGATCACATTCCATCCGCAGGCTCACAAGGCAATCAGCGAAGAAGACCTGCCAATGTTTGAAAAATTCATGAACCTGCTTAACGATTGCGATGACGTCCAGGACATCTACCACAACGCAATCCTGCCAGGGTAG
- a CDS encoding PQQ-dependent sugar dehydrogenase: MTARRFPHLKFERPLLVRTDPQAKRLYVAEQSGRIYSFPDDDKTDKPNVFLNLRDEWPRLTPHSGAAGIQDVYGLAFHPKFPDVPFCWVTYTLRSKQPGNHLEDGTRLVRYRVTIDGEGIPRCDPTSEQLLLTWLQGGHNGACLEFGPDSCLYISAGDGEVPNPPDPRDAGQDISNLLSTIMRIQVSTEDGSGHPLYTIPPDNPFVDVAGARGEIWSYGFRNPWKMTFAPDGELWVGDVGWELYEMVYRVQRGGNFGWSIMEGPQPVRPDARRGPTEILPPAIALPHTDAASVTGGYVYRGHRFPELTGTYIFGDFETRRIWSAEFDGRKMVTLTDLVAPSLRLVAFAEDASGELLLLDYDDGTLHEFRRNPSRDANTEFPQSLTQTGIFDDTRSLTPADGVLPFEIQLPEWADGAQSSRLLAVPGTEPIQVLRNPVRRDNWMLRERMRFATDSVLAKTITLTDDSGRDIRLETQVLHFDGHDWKGYSYVWNPQQTDAILSPAEGTLIKLRDYGNFSDRQNWPVHSRGECQRCHNQWIGGLLAFTIPQLNTDKPAHQLQTLKELGWLTGDIPESESSHRLHRAQGRLLNQDRGLEPNSVPGVMKAARSYLDVNCAHCHQNGAGGTATIDLRQDIAVDRMGLIDSPPAQGTFGLTNPALIRPGQPASSVLLYRLAVTGRGHMPHIGSTRPDVEGIRLVRTWIESLENEPRHIEKYNPEEIRRAVELKDTSQAIQLLMAIEDGSVDLPQRDRILKVAREASPEIRGLFDHLQPAEFRIKVRHRISPDQILTLNGNPENGQMLFAHKRLQCKSCHQLHGDGGTVGPALDDVGKRLTRQKILESLLEPSRHIEPEFETWTSITKDGRAFTGIIVSRTDATLVLRDAKSEIHEIPQIEIEEMNRQAVSMMPERLLEELSDHEIASLLEFLVNQQSTPVARKP, encoded by the coding sequence ATGACTGCCCGTCGGTTTCCGCATCTGAAGTTTGAACGTCCACTGCTGGTTCGTACCGACCCGCAAGCTAAACGGCTGTACGTCGCAGAACAGAGCGGCCGAATCTACTCATTTCCGGACGACGACAAGACAGACAAGCCTAATGTCTTTCTGAACCTGAGGGATGAATGGCCGAGACTAACTCCCCACTCCGGAGCCGCGGGAATTCAGGATGTTTACGGACTGGCATTTCATCCGAAGTTCCCGGATGTTCCGTTCTGCTGGGTGACGTACACACTGCGATCAAAACAACCGGGCAATCACCTTGAAGACGGAACGCGTCTGGTGCGTTACCGCGTCACAATCGATGGTGAAGGAATTCCGCGCTGTGATCCCACCAGCGAACAACTTCTGCTGACATGGCTTCAGGGCGGTCACAACGGTGCGTGTCTGGAATTCGGTCCCGATAGTTGCCTGTACATCTCCGCTGGCGACGGAGAAGTTCCCAACCCGCCTGACCCGCGTGACGCAGGTCAGGACATTTCAAACCTTCTTTCGACAATCATGCGAATACAGGTTTCGACAGAAGACGGATCGGGGCATCCGTTGTACACAATTCCCCCGGACAATCCATTCGTTGATGTGGCCGGAGCGCGAGGCGAAATCTGGTCTTATGGATTTCGAAATCCCTGGAAGATGACGTTCGCTCCGGATGGCGAATTGTGGGTCGGCGACGTCGGCTGGGAACTATACGAAATGGTCTATCGCGTCCAACGTGGGGGCAATTTCGGATGGAGCATCATGGAGGGACCGCAGCCTGTAAGACCGGATGCTCGTCGCGGACCAACCGAAATCCTGCCGCCGGCCATAGCACTTCCTCACACGGATGCAGCTTCCGTTACCGGTGGCTACGTTTACCGAGGCCATCGGTTTCCGGAACTCACGGGGACTTATATCTTCGGTGATTTTGAGACTCGGCGAATCTGGAGCGCAGAATTTGACGGCAGAAAAATGGTCACGCTCACGGACCTGGTTGCTCCGTCGCTGCGACTGGTTGCTTTTGCCGAAGATGCCTCCGGTGAACTCCTGTTGCTCGACTACGACGATGGAACACTGCATGAGTTCAGGCGAAATCCCTCCCGGGATGCCAACACGGAATTCCCGCAAAGCCTGACACAGACCGGTATCTTTGACGACACACGGTCACTGACTCCTGCAGATGGTGTGCTGCCGTTCGAGATCCAGTTGCCGGAATGGGCAGACGGGGCACAATCAAGTCGGCTGCTCGCCGTTCCCGGCACAGAGCCCATTCAGGTGCTTCGTAACCCTGTCCGCCGGGACAACTGGATGCTTCGAGAACGGATGCGTTTCGCAACAGATTCGGTACTGGCGAAGACCATCACGCTCACGGATGATTCCGGACGGGACATCCGACTGGAAACTCAGGTGCTGCATTTCGACGGACATGACTGGAAAGGGTATTCGTATGTCTGGAATCCGCAGCAAACGGACGCCATCCTTTCTCCTGCAGAAGGAACACTGATCAAACTCAGGGATTATGGCAACTTCTCAGACCGTCAGAACTGGCCTGTGCATTCCCGTGGTGAGTGTCAGCGGTGTCACAATCAGTGGATCGGCGGGCTCCTTGCCTTCACAATTCCGCAACTGAACACAGACAAACCCGCGCATCAGTTGCAGACCCTGAAGGAACTGGGGTGGCTTACAGGGGACATTCCTGAAAGCGAGTCTTCTCATCGACTGCACCGGGCGCAGGGCCGCCTTTTGAATCAGGACCGCGGACTCGAACCGAACAGCGTGCCCGGTGTTATGAAAGCTGCCCGAAGCTACCTGGACGTCAACTGCGCCCACTGTCACCAGAACGGAGCGGGCGGAACGGCAACAATTGATCTTCGTCAGGATATCGCCGTCGACCGCATGGGGCTCATCGATTCTCCACCTGCTCAGGGGACGTTTGGGTTAACAAACCCGGCATTGATTCGACCTGGCCAGCCAGCATCATCCGTGTTGCTGTACAGGCTTGCCGTCACAGGTCGAGGCCACATGCCGCATATCGGATCAACGCGGCCTGATGTCGAGGGGATCCGACTGGTGCGAACCTGGATTGAATCCCTGGAGAATGAGCCCCGGCATATCGAAAAATACAATCCTGAAGAAATCCGGCGAGCGGTAGAATTGAAGGACACCAGTCAGGCAATACAACTACTGATGGCTATCGAAGATGGATCAGTCGACCTCCCGCAGCGAGACAGAATCCTGAAAGTCGCACGCGAAGCATCGCCGGAAATCAGAGGTCTGTTCGATCACCTGCAGCCGGCAGAATTCCGCATCAAAGTTCGCCACCGGATCTCTCCCGATCAGATACTCACACTCAACGGAAATCCGGAGAATGGGCAGATGCTGTTCGCACACAAACGGTTGCAGTGCAAGTCCTGCCATCAGCTGCACGGCGACGGAGGGACGGTAGGCCCGGCACTGGACGATGTTGGAAAGAGACTGACGCGTCAAAAGATTCTGGAGAGCCTTCTGGAACCATCCCGACACATCGAACCAGAGTTCGAAACATGGACCTCCATCACTAAAGACGGCAGAGCCTTCACCGGAATCATCGTCTCACGAACGGATGCAACACTGGTCCTGCGAGATGCAAAATCAGAGATACATGAGATACCGCAGATCGAGATTGAAGAAATGAATCGGCAAGCCGTGTCAATGATGCCTGAACGACTGCTTGAAGAACTCAGCGATCATGAGATTGCTTCGCTGCTGGAGTTCCTCGTCAATCAGCAGTCGACCCCGGTCGCCAGGAAGCCATAG
- a CDS encoding sulfatase-like hydrolase/transferase produces the protein MFSMLPLLPLILAPNTTASVESSIELHNSERPNVVLIMTDNHGAWTLGCYGNNDIRTPNIDQLAAEGTLFDNAFASNPVCSPTRATTLTGLIPSQHGVHCFLRGGRLQTGPEARCTLDEFTSLPEVLKREGYRCGLVGKWHLGGNESPQEGFDDYWITMPHGGTSTFYDAMIIEDSKQRKEPEYLTDFWTKHAVKFIEAKNDKPFFLFLAYNGPYSLSRLLLREGQNRHAEFYRGKELPSFPREKPHPWQLHNRDYQNNPVSIQRVATEVSGIDDGVGTIIATLQANGLDDNTVVIFMADQGWVGGHGGFFGMGDHTRPVTAVDGMMKIPLIVRQPGKIAAGKRSSKLVANYDIYNTLLDHLGIVADKPLDEPASPGTSFVNELRVDPPALASIETDGEDAVFYEFEALRCIRTNDWKYTYRHPNGPDELYDLHNDPQEFNNLIRDPEHADVLHSLRQRLDVFFAKYASPKYDLYNGGGSQSIIYDGVEEEIAQAEPTPPPPVPVDFETKQFTLPEGFSSQLIAGPPLVNHPTMGCFDDRGRLFVCDGAGVNMSAEELEKNLPNEIRMLEDQDGDGVFDKSTIFADRMTFPMGGTWHDGALYVASPPNIWRLEDTTGDGKADKREILVDSFGYTGNAASIHGCFKHPSGRIYWCDGYHGHEFKDKDGNVTSKRKGSYIFSCWPDGSDVRIHCGGGMDNPVEVDFTDEGDIIGTVNILYTRPRIDCLVHWQYGGAYPHREAVLDELKVTGDLLGPIHKFGHVAISGTTRYRSGGMNHNWGDNFFATQFNLGKVVRVELERSGSTYACTEREFLSCNSRDFHPTDVLEDADGSLLVVDTGGWFYRGCPTSQIAKPDIRGGIYRIVRNGMTPQVDPRGNRIDWAERTVAQLIQDLKDTRYAVREKAIEECVRRGDAVIPQLASTAKNGDILARQNAIWALTRLLGQRGESKVAIIAPGDEPRRTIARMNHDSTPGSSAANKQSLDLAKAVRDDNVDRTTQPNPATPRHSESDGYLLTSNAMSSGLSNASAGVARQAIIAALSDRDGSIRQTACYALSVLPDPSAKDALINRLNDSHPAVRRQAAVAAGQVEGDEMTAALWAQGVFSFPGEADREEDHARQYALIEQAEPDTIQKLADSSDGIRLDLINILVEKNSASKATIQQIVTALTQPRLSAHAVSLLNRVLTRAKLQQNTTLQQQVQKQLTQQLPLWLKQTSDTDRATVDSVHSAIEFALRHFGSDADVQSAINFTLSDRECPAEFKQFLLSLITDIPAIASIPQMQDTVAAAMADRDFSSEHFLLALNSARRINGDRIKQVLATLAGDPDTPPLIRAQALTAAAGQARGLPDDAFALVVDVLSASGPGSVEAARLLASSGVNAAQLEALTGQLPNAGPQQLNDLVSLFSGSLTPAQATAFLDNIENARSLNSLPALTVSEIVKRFPSELHERANALLDRMEAAEQQKLLKLDAVVGLLKNGNPAAGREVFFGEKAKCATCHVVGTQGNGELLGKRVGPDLTKIGASRTPKDLLESILFPSATIVRQYEPYTLVTTSGRSFSGLVVKDTAQEITIQQSTGDPVTVARSDVDELVLSTVSIMPKGLDETLTPQQIADLVAWLQSLR, from the coding sequence ATGTTTTCCATGCTGCCCCTCCTGCCCCTGATTCTGGCACCAAACACAACAGCGTCCGTTGAATCATCCATCGAGCTGCACAATTCTGAACGCCCTAACGTCGTGCTGATCATGACCGACAACCACGGAGCATGGACTCTGGGATGCTACGGCAACAATGACATTCGCACGCCGAACATCGACCAACTGGCCGCGGAAGGTACGCTGTTTGACAACGCGTTTGCCAGCAACCCCGTGTGTTCACCCACGCGAGCCACCACGCTGACTGGCCTGATTCCGTCTCAGCACGGTGTTCATTGTTTCCTTCGAGGAGGCCGACTGCAAACTGGGCCCGAAGCGAGATGCACGCTGGACGAATTCACGTCGCTGCCGGAAGTGCTGAAGCGCGAAGGTTATCGCTGTGGACTGGTGGGAAAGTGGCATCTGGGCGGAAACGAATCGCCACAGGAAGGTTTTGATGACTACTGGATCACGATGCCTCACGGCGGAACGTCGACCTTCTACGACGCCATGATTATCGAAGACAGCAAGCAGCGCAAAGAGCCCGAATACCTGACGGACTTCTGGACAAAACACGCCGTGAAGTTCATTGAAGCGAAGAACGACAAACCGTTCTTTCTGTTTCTGGCCTACAACGGCCCGTATTCGTTGAGTCGGCTGTTGCTGCGCGAAGGCCAGAATCGGCATGCGGAATTTTATCGCGGCAAAGAGCTGCCCTCGTTTCCGCGTGAGAAGCCTCATCCGTGGCAGCTTCACAACCGCGACTACCAGAACAACCCGGTTTCGATCCAGCGAGTCGCCACCGAAGTGAGCGGCATCGACGATGGCGTCGGTACCATCATTGCGACACTACAAGCCAACGGTCTGGACGACAACACGGTCGTGATCTTCATGGCCGATCAGGGCTGGGTTGGCGGACACGGCGGCTTCTTCGGCATGGGCGATCACACTCGCCCGGTGACCGCTGTTGATGGCATGATGAAGATTCCGTTGATCGTGCGGCAGCCAGGGAAAATCGCGGCCGGGAAACGCAGTAGCAAGCTGGTCGCGAACTATGACATCTACAACACTCTGCTTGATCACCTGGGTATTGTGGCAGATAAGCCCCTTGACGAACCGGCCTCACCGGGAACGAGTTTTGTCAATGAACTTCGCGTCGACCCACCGGCATTGGCCTCAATCGAAACCGATGGCGAAGACGCCGTCTTCTACGAATTCGAAGCGCTGCGCTGCATTCGGACAAACGACTGGAAGTACACCTACCGCCATCCCAATGGCCCTGACGAGCTTTACGATTTGCATAACGATCCGCAGGAATTCAACAATCTGATTCGAGATCCGGAACACGCCGACGTACTGCACTCGCTCCGTCAGCGACTGGACGTCTTCTTCGCCAAATACGCATCCCCCAAATACGATCTCTACAACGGCGGTGGTTCTCAGAGCATCATCTACGACGGAGTCGAAGAAGAGATCGCCCAGGCCGAACCCACACCGCCGCCACCTGTGCCCGTCGACTTCGAAACCAAACAATTCACTCTGCCCGAAGGATTTTCTTCGCAGCTGATCGCCGGTCCGCCGCTGGTCAATCATCCGACCATGGGCTGCTTTGACGACCGGGGCCGACTATTCGTGTGCGATGGTGCCGGAGTCAATATGTCGGCAGAGGAACTCGAAAAGAACCTGCCCAACGAGATCCGCATGCTGGAAGATCAGGATGGAGACGGAGTCTTCGACAAGTCCACGATCTTTGCAGACAGGATGACGTTTCCGATGGGAGGAACCTGGCACGACGGCGCGCTGTATGTTGCGTCGCCGCCGAACATCTGGCGACTGGAAGATACCACCGGCGACGGCAAGGCAGACAAGCGAGAAATCCTTGTTGACAGCTTCGGTTACACGGGCAACGCGGCCAGCATTCATGGTTGCTTCAAACATCCCAGCGGACGCATCTACTGGTGCGACGGCTACCATGGTCACGAATTCAAAGACAAGGACGGCAACGTCACCAGCAAACGCAAGGGATCGTATATCTTCAGTTGCTGGCCGGATGGAAGCGATGTGCGCATTCATTGCGGCGGAGGCATGGACAACCCGGTGGAAGTCGACTTCACCGACGAGGGCGACATCATCGGCACCGTCAACATCCTGTACACGCGGCCGCGCATTGATTGCCTGGTGCACTGGCAATACGGCGGAGCGTACCCTCATCGCGAAGCTGTGCTGGACGAACTAAAAGTCACGGGCGATCTGCTGGGACCGATTCACAAGTTCGGCCATGTCGCAATTTCCGGGACTACGCGCTACCGCAGCGGAGGCATGAATCACAATTGGGGCGATAACTTCTTTGCAACGCAGTTTAATCTGGGCAAAGTCGTGCGAGTCGAACTGGAACGCAGCGGCAGCACGTATGCCTGCACCGAACGCGAATTTCTGTCCTGCAACAGTCGCGACTTCCATCCCACCGACGTGCTGGAAGACGCCGACGGAAGTCTTCTGGTGGTTGATACCGGCGGCTGGTTCTATCGAGGCTGTCCGACATCACAGATTGCCAAGCCGGACATCAGGGGCGGCATCTATCGCATTGTCCGAAACGGCATGACACCCCAGGTCGACCCGCGTGGCAACCGCATCGACTGGGCAGAACGCACTGTCGCTCAACTGATTCAGGATTTGAAAGACACGCGTTATGCCGTTCGCGAAAAAGCCATTGAAGAATGTGTGCGTCGAGGCGATGCGGTGATTCCGCAATTGGCATCAACGGCAAAGAACGGCGACATTCTGGCCCGACAGAATGCAATCTGGGCACTGACCAGATTGCTGGGCCAAAGAGGCGAATCCAAAGTAGCCATTATTGCACCGGGTGATGAGCCGCGCAGAACGATCGCCCGAATGAACCACGATTCCACACCCGGCTCTTCAGCCGCCAATAAACAAAGTCTGGATCTTGCGAAAGCTGTCCGGGACGACAATGTCGATCGAACCACCCAGCCCAATCCCGCGACGCCACGTCACTCGGAAAGTGACGGCTACCTTCTAACGTCCAATGCGATGAGCAGCGGCCTGTCGAATGCTTCGGCGGGTGTTGCTCGGCAGGCAATCATCGCGGCGTTGTCGGATCGGGATGGGAGCATTCGTCAGACGGCGTGTTATGCGCTTTCGGTGCTGCCCGATCCTTCCGCGAAAGACGCGTTGATAAATCGTCTGAACGATTCGCATCCCGCGGTCAGACGTCAGGCGGCCGTAGCGGCCGGGCAAGTGGAAGGCGACGAGATGACAGCCGCGCTTTGGGCTCAGGGTGTATTTTCGTTTCCCGGCGAAGCAGATCGAGAAGAAGATCATGCTCGCCAGTATGCTTTAATCGAACAGGCCGAACCGGACACCATTCAGAAACTAGCCGACAGCAGTGACGGGATTCGACTTGACCTGATCAACATCCTTGTCGAGAAGAATTCGGCGTCGAAGGCCACGATTCAGCAGATCGTCACCGCCCTGACGCAACCGCGTCTTTCAGCACACGCCGTGAGTCTACTGAACCGCGTACTGACACGTGCGAAGCTGCAACAGAATACAACGCTGCAACAGCAGGTTCAGAAACAGCTGACTCAACAGTTGCCGTTGTGGCTGAAGCAAACGTCAGACACTGATCGTGCAACAGTTGATTCTGTTCACTCCGCCATTGAGTTTGCTCTTCGACATTTCGGCTCGGATGCCGACGTTCAATCTGCTATCAATTTTACTCTGAGCGATCGCGAGTGCCCGGCCGAATTTAAGCAGTTTCTGTTGTCGCTGATCACTGACATTCCGGCGATTGCCAGCATCCCACAAATGCAGGACACCGTCGCAGCCGCGATGGCAGACCGCGACTTCAGCAGCGAACATTTTCTTCTCGCCTTAAATTCCGCCCGGCGGATCAACGGCGACAGGATCAAGCAGGTGCTGGCGACACTCGCTGGCGATCCAGACACCCCGCCGCTGATCCGAGCACAGGCTTTAACAGCAGCCGCAGGTCAGGCTCGTGGCTTGCCCGACGATGCGTTTGCCCTGGTGGTCGACGTCCTGTCGGCCAGTGGTCCGGGTTCGGTTGAAGCGGCCAGACTGCTGGCATCTTCCGGAGTCAACGCGGCTCAACTGGAGGCCCTGACAGGACAGCTTCCTAATGCGGGGCCACAGCAACTCAACGACCTGGTTTCACTGTTCAGCGGAAGTCTGACCCCCGCACAGGCCACTGCGTTTCTGGACAACATCGAAAACGCGAGGTCGCTCAACAGCCTTCCCGCGCTCACAGTATCGGAAATCGTCAAACGCTTTCCGTCGGAACTGCATGAGCGAGCCAACGCGCTGCTGGATCGGATGGAAGCGGCTGAACAACAAAAGTTATTGAAACTGGATGCCGTTGTCGGTCTGCTGAAGAATGGTAATCCGGCTGCCGGCCGAGAAGTATTTTTCGGCGAAAAAGCCAAGTGTGCCACGTGTCATGTGGTGGGAACGCAGGGCAACGGCGAACTGCTGGGCAAACGCGTCGGCCCGGATCTGACCAAAATCGGCGCCAGTCGAACTCCGAAAGACCTGCTGGAATCCATCCTGTTTCCGTCGGCTACGATCGTCAGGCAATATGAACCTTATACTCTGGTGACAACGTCCGGCCGCAGTTTTTCCGGACTGGTGGTCAAGGACACGGCACAGGAAATCACAATTCAGCAGAGCACAGGCGATCCGGTAACGGTGGCTCGCAGCGACGTGGACGAACTGGTGCTGTCGACAGTGTCGATCATGCCCAAGGGTCTTGATGAAACTCTGACTCCGCAGCAGATCGCAGACCTTGTGGCGTGGCTGCAGAGTCTTCGATGA